The Primulina eburnea isolate SZY01 chromosome 8, ASM2296580v1, whole genome shotgun sequence genome contains a region encoding:
- the LOC140839640 gene encoding uncharacterized protein, whose protein sequence is MTIDDESSIYVGGLPYDIAEETLRKAFYTFGAVLAVKIVNDRASGGKCYGFVTFANPRSATQAIKEMDGKSINGKVVKVNDVRTRGGRPNFNRESFRRDVQRGFASDRDRDRGRNDSHHRHTHRDGHRERSLDYDQDKERDQSRVRSHDGIKDRYLDEERFPDYDTHMDGVEKELERKRQRDWERDSDENIEEQRNNGHHKTGVKDIRQDPHLVNRSGFDNHANRELSSESFNDQDQVERKLAISSQNLEELQMEISHMRGVAVDQQAVVSELRAKCQKLEDSLITAKKLTSHRHQQLAKLHKSYLQVRDYDERLKSSEQELQLLVESTSMELGKDGGMVDTIFTN, encoded by the exons ATGACAATCGACGACGAAAGCTCCATCTACGTCGGTGGCCTACCGTACGACATCGCTGAAGAGACCTTGCGCAAAGCATTCTACACATTTGGCGCCGTTCTCGCCGTAAAG ATAGTCAATGACCGCGCTTCTGGTGGAAAATGCTACGGATTTGTTACTTTTGCTAACCCTAGGTCAGCAACACAAGCTATCAAGGAAATGGATGGCAAG TCCATTAATGGAAAAGTTGTAAAGGTAAATGATGTGAGGACCAGAGGCGGGAGACCAAATTTCAACCGTGAGAGTTTTCGACGTGATGTGCAGAGGGGTTTTGCCAGTGATAGAGATAGAGATCGTGGAAGAAATGATAGTCACCATAGGCACACTCATCGGGATGGACATAGGGAAAGGTCTCTGGACTATGACCAGGACAAGGAGAGAGATCAGAGTCGTGTTCGCAGTCATGATGGTATAAAGGATCGCTATTTGGATGAAGAGAGATTTCCGGACTATGATACTCATATGGATGGCGTTGAGAAGGAGCTGGAGAGGAAGCGACAGCGTGACTGGGAAAGAGACAGTGATGAAAATATTGAGGAACAGAGGAACAATGGCCATCATAAAACTGGAGTAAAGGATATACGTCAAGATCCTCACTTGGTGAATAG ATCTGGTTTTGACAACCATGCGAATAGAGAGCTTTCATCAGAATCATTCAATGATCAGGATCAG GTCGAGCGAAAACTGGCAATTTCAAGTCAGAATCTTGAAGAACTTCAGATGGAG ATATCTCATATGCGAGGAGTGGCCGTAGACCAACAAGCAGTAGTTTCTGAGTTACGGGCAAAATGCCAG AAATTGGAGGATTCATTAATCACCGCTAAAAAGCTCACGTCACATCGACATCAACAATTAGCGAAG TTGCATAAATCATATCTACAAGTGAGAGACTATGACGAGAGACTCAAAAGCTCTGAACAAGAACTCCAG TTACTAGTAGAATCAACCTCGATGGAGTTGGGAAAGGATGGAGGCATGGTTGATACGATATTTACGAATTAA
- the LOC140839641 gene encoding uncharacterized protein, whose translation MSRSSEERGGIRYDSQFLRIEEWIKGRTFSREEISHLVAILNSRLDIESEKQSRRDDRGDSEQVRWIHEIPSTLAADIRHAMDRDTLGTFPEKSDVPVGVGASPIDIARAYMAGRTLEQGHNLLSCTSKGERAEPSNKFSQQPPVPSPLPTSSICWPGAILNDHHGYNTPQSQSSRYGLRDFPRTPYARTISSRSTAKLNANSSFANTLTPFKQSPTSIYGQARSTVDSVDVCGSVGPVRHIRKKFDSEVRPGESMILSSLKDVPSENLNSNSFSGFLLTTNKNLEPGKKSCTSKCLTDANASGFSDRVLQNANSFCSPAVKRILEHLDRKKPTPKEKEAEIKLVTEWKKISSDADDTVHEENISSLHSAKDAVNVNPKAPSTIFVNSGMVPGANAVSSLGFGASSGHVGKNSNENAFLTTSHGQEKNVIFPHTRLSNGPDVKASTNSTASGLSKNHETKPSLPSISINKHEIRAFNSDNVPGFTFPVCTAAGVLSEPPTTPSILPSTSITPQACLQFRSK comes from the exons ATGTCCCGATCATCCGAAGAGAGGGGCGGAATTCGTTATGATTCCCAGTTTTTGAGAATCGAGGAGTGGATTAAGGGAAGAACTTTTTCTAG GGAGGAAATCAGCCATTTGGTGGCAATATTAAATTCTAGGCTGGACATTGAGTCAGAGAAGCAATCAAGAAGGGATGATAGAGGAGACAGTGAGCAGGTTCGGTGGATTCATGAAATTCCAAGTACGCTCGCAGCAGATATACGCCATGCTATGGATAGAGACACACTTGGCACTTTCCCTGAAAAATCAGAT GTTCCGGTTGGAGTTGGTGCTTCTCCAATTGATATTGCTCGTGCGTATATGGCTGGCCGCACTTTAGAACAAGGCCACAATCTTCTTAGTTGCACATCAAAAGGTGAAAGAGCTGAACCAAGCAACAAATTTTCACAACAGCCACCTGTGCCATCACCTTTACCTACGTCATCCATTTGTTGGCCTGGTGCCATACTCAATGATCACCATGGTTACAACACACCACAGAGTCAGAGTAGCAGATACGGGCTTCGTGATTTTCCAAGAACTCCTTATGCTAGAACTATCTCGTCGAGGTCCACAGCTAAG TTAAATGCCAATAGCAGTTTTGCTAACACATTAACCCCCTTTAAACAATCTCCGACTTCCATTTATGGCCAG GCAAGGTCGACGGTCGACAGTGTTGATGTCTGTGGATCTGTGGGCCCTGTTCGCCACATCAGGAAGAAATTTGATTCAGAAGTCCGTCCCGGAGAATCTATGATCCTGAGCTCACTTAAGGATGTTCCATCAGAAAATTTAAATTCCAATTCTTTTAGCGGTTTCTTGCTTACTACCAATAAAAATCTGGAACCTGGTAAAAAAAGTTGCACTTCAAAATGCTTAACAGATGCCAATGCATCAGGTTTCTCTGATAGGGTTTTACAAAATGCAAATTCATTCTGCAGTCCGGCGGTTAAAAGAATATTGGAACACCTGGATAGAAAAAAACCGACACCTAAAGAAAAAGAAGCTGAAATAAAATTGGTGACTGAATGGAAAAAAATTTCTTCCGATGCCGATGATACCGTTCACGAGGAAAACATAAGCTCACTTCACTCAG CTAAAGATGCAGTCAATGTGAATCCTAAGGCTCCTAGCACCATCTTTGTTAATTCTGGCATGGTACCTGGTGCAAATGCAGTGTCATCTTTAGGTTTTGGGGCATCTTCTGGTCATGTGGGCAAGAATTCAAATGAG AATGCTTTTCTTACAACTAGCCATGGACAGGAAAAAAATGTGATTTTTCCTCACACACGTCTGAGTAATGGACCTGATGTGAAGGCTTCCACCAATTCTACTGCTTCAGGGCTTTCAAAGAATCACGAGACTAAGCCTTCTTTGCCATCAATTTCCATCAACAAGCATGAAATTCGTGCTTTTAACTCGGACAATGTCCCGGGATTCACTTTCCCCGTATGTACTGCTGCTGGTGTTCTTTCTGAACCACCAACAACACCTTCCATCCTGCCATCTACAAGTATTACTCCTCAGGCCTGCTTACAGTTTCGGAGCAAATAA